One window of Armatimonadota bacterium genomic DNA carries:
- a CDS encoding MATE family efflux transporter encodes MSPDTQETASDLPARRVARDLTTGSIPRHLLAFSMPMLAGSLLQTTYSLINAFWVGRFLGTTALAAVTVSLPAVFVLISVAAGLTLATNILIAQYAGARDWDRLKAVVQTSITLVGGLSFVFLAIGLVVTQRLLMTMNTPPDVLPPAAGYLRIFLWTLPFSFGLFLIGAMLRGVGDSATPVYFQAISVAINVVLDPLLMFGWLGFPRLGLNGTAWATIVAQAAAVAALMVHISRRRPLVRPDWRHPRIDAPTAWLLVRIGFPAMIQQSVVSVSLVVIVSLVSAFGASADAAFGAAIRIDQVAFLPALTMGMAISTLAGQNIGARRYARVSDVFRWGLLLSGGISLVISALAVSIPAVFLRAFVSDPQVIAIGVGYLRIVGITYVFYALLFASNGVINGAGHTAWTTIISVIGLWGIRLPLAMILPRYLHGEAGIWYAMLIGVAASAALSLAYYFSGRWKQPIIRTPPVA; translated from the coding sequence GTGAGCCCCGACACCCAGGAAACCGCGAGCGACCTCCCGGCGCGGCGGGTCGCCCGCGATCTGACCACCGGCAGCATACCGCGGCATCTGCTGGCTTTCTCCATGCCCATGCTGGCGGGGAGCCTGCTGCAGACGACGTACAGCCTTATCAACGCCTTCTGGGTGGGCAGGTTCTTGGGCACCACCGCTCTCGCCGCGGTCACCGTCAGCCTGCCCGCGGTGTTCGTCCTTATTTCCGTCGCCGCCGGGCTCACCTTGGCCACCAACATCCTGATCGCACAGTACGCCGGTGCGCGCGACTGGGATCGGCTCAAGGCCGTGGTGCAGACCTCAATCACCCTCGTCGGCGGCCTGAGCTTCGTCTTTCTTGCCATCGGGCTGGTGGTGACGCAGCGCCTGCTGATGACAATGAATACCCCGCCCGACGTGTTGCCGCCAGCTGCGGGCTATCTGCGGATCTTCCTGTGGACCCTGCCTTTCAGCTTCGGCCTATTCCTCATCGGCGCCATGCTGCGCGGCGTCGGTGATTCCGCGACCCCGGTCTATTTTCAGGCGATCTCGGTGGCCATCAACGTTGTGCTCGACCCGCTGTTGATGTTCGGCTGGCTGGGGTTCCCGCGCCTGGGTCTCAACGGCACGGCCTGGGCCACCATCGTAGCGCAGGCGGCAGCGGTGGCGGCGCTCATGGTGCACATCAGCCGCCGACGCCCGCTGGTGCGGCCGGATTGGCGCCACCCCCGCATAGACGCCCCGACGGCCTGGCTGCTGGTGAGGATCGGCTTTCCGGCGATGATCCAGCAGTCCGTGGTGTCGGTGAGCCTGGTGGTCATCGTCAGCCTCGTGAGCGCCTTCGGGGCGAGCGCCGATGCCGCCTTCGGCGCGGCCATTCGCATTGACCAGGTCGCGTTTCTGCCGGCGCTGACCATGGGCATGGCGATTTCGACCCTCGCCGGACAGAACATCGGCGCCCGGCGCTACGCGCGCGTCAGCGACGTCTTCCGCTGGGGGCTGCTGCTGAGCGGCGGGATTTCGCTGGTGATCTCGGCGCTGGCGGTGAGCATCCCCGCGGTGTTCCTGCGCGCCTTCGTCAGCGACCCCCAGGTCATCGCCATCGGCGTCGGCTACCTGCGCATCGTCGGCATCACCTACGTGTTCTACGCCCTGCTGTTCGCCAGCAACGGGGTGATCAACGGCGCCGGGCACACGGCGTGGACGACCATTATCTCGGTCATCGGCCTGTGGGGGATTCGGCTGCCGCTGGCGATGATCTTGCCGCGCTACCTCCACGGTGAAGCGGGCATCTGGTACGCGATGCTCATCGGCGTCGCCGCCAGCGCGGCGCTGAGCCTCGCGTACTACTTCTCCGGGCGGTGGAAGCAGCCGATCATCAGGACGCCTCCGGTGGCGTAG
- a CDS encoding glycosyltransferase family 1 protein has translation MRIGIDARTLGAPRITGVERYVRNLIAHLGRLPELPECLLYVDSPDLAAGPPVELGPAMRMRLVPPGRGWLRARLPLAARADRVSVLHFPATVLPPLLPCPAVVTVHDLAFEFFPQSYDPADLRMQQRGARKSIRRARHVIAVSHATRDDVLRLYRRRPDHITVTPSGVEERFLNAKESTPPQGWPGEYLLYVGALAPRKNLMSLLEAYARARTEGVTAALVLAGAGAPHYVAALRSKAIGLDLLRDVIFAGYLPDELLPAAYLNARAFTYLSLYEGFGLPVVEAMACGTPVIASASSCFPEIVGDAGILVDPGDVAAQAAAIVSLLTDDSRRRELAAKSRARARQFSWDEVARRTLEVYLAAR, from the coding sequence TTGCGCATCGGCATAGACGCCCGCACCCTCGGCGCCCCCCGCATCACCGGCGTCGAGCGCTACGTGCGCAATCTGATCGCTCATCTCGGGAGGTTGCCCGAGCTGCCCGAGTGCCTGCTCTACGTTGACTCCCCCGACCTCGCCGCCGGGCCGCCGGTGGAGCTCGGACCCGCCATGCGCATGCGGCTGGTGCCGCCGGGCCGGGGCTGGCTGCGCGCGCGCCTGCCGCTGGCGGCGCGGGCGGACCGCGTGTCGGTGCTGCACTTCCCCGCGACGGTGTTGCCGCCGCTGCTGCCGTGCCCGGCGGTGGTGACGGTTCACGACCTGGCCTTTGAGTTCTTCCCCCAGTCATATGACCCTGCGGACCTGCGCATGCAGCAGCGCGGCGCGCGCAAATCCATCCGGCGGGCGCGTCACGTCATCGCGGTCTCACACGCGACGCGGGATGATGTCCTTCGCCTCTACCGTCGCCGCCCGGACCATATCACCGTTACTCCCTCGGGCGTCGAGGAACGTTTTCTCAACGCGAAGGAATCAACGCCGCCCCAAGGCTGGCCGGGTGAGTACTTGCTCTACGTCGGCGCGCTGGCGCCGCGCAAGAACCTGATGTCCCTGCTGGAGGCCTACGCCCGCGCGCGGACGGAGGGGGTCACTGCGGCGCTGGTGCTGGCGGGTGCGGGCGCGCCGCACTACGTGGCGGCGCTGCGCAGCAAGGCCATCGGCTTGGACCTGCTCCGCGACGTCATCTTCGCCGGCTACCTGCCCGACGAGCTTCTGCCCGCCGCATACCTGAACGCGCGCGCGTTCACCTACCTGTCGCTGTACGAGGGCTTTGGCTTGCCGGTGGTGGAAGCGATGGCGTGCGGAACGCCGGTGATAGCGTCGGCCTCATCCTGTTTCCCCGAGATCGTGGGCGACGCTGGCATACTGGTGGACCCGGGCGATGTTGCGGCCCAGGCAGCAGCCATTGTCTCGCTGCTGACCGATGACAGCAGGCGGCGCGAGCTGGCTGCGAAATCCCGCGCCCGCGCGCGGCAGTTCTCGTGGGACGAGGTCGCTCGGCGGACCCTGGAAGTGTACCTCGCGGCGCGATGA
- a CDS encoding mechanosensitive ion channel family protein has protein sequence MLAMTWRLSSSARDLVTAGGILLGFVLAMLAVRLLWLRVLGPLVRRTETELDDVILVPLRGLVVWGLLLLGLYAAAWSLDTLPWTPRVVAVAAKVFGIAWLVLAIWTALRIFNGLVAWRVRAAAARAGAARDITHQAVLVRKTVNILVLALGLLYVLRIADVDISPLLATGAIGGLAVALALQDTLSNLFAGLYLTVDKPISVGDFIRLESGDEGFVEEIGWRNAKIRLWANNVVVIPNSKLSQSVITNYFLPVQEMSVYVSCGVSYDSDLQHVEDVTIALAKQVMQAVEGSATDWEPVVRWKEFGDSAITFVVVLRVRDFGIQYKLRSDFIKALHRRFREEGIEIPYPIRTLIMKPSPSDAGAE, from the coding sequence ATGCTGGCGATGACGTGGCGATTGTCGTCTTCCGCGCGTGACCTGGTGACCGCGGGTGGCATTCTGCTCGGCTTTGTGCTGGCGATGCTCGCGGTACGCCTGCTGTGGCTGCGAGTCCTGGGGCCACTGGTGCGGCGCACCGAAACCGAGCTGGACGATGTGATCCTGGTGCCCCTGCGTGGGCTGGTGGTGTGGGGCCTGCTGCTGCTGGGGCTGTACGCCGCGGCCTGGAGCCTCGACACCCTGCCGTGGACCCCCCGGGTCGTGGCAGTCGCGGCCAAGGTCTTCGGCATCGCCTGGCTCGTGCTCGCGATCTGGACCGCGCTGCGCATCTTCAACGGACTGGTGGCGTGGCGGGTCAGGGCCGCCGCCGCCCGCGCCGGAGCCGCCAGGGACATCACCCATCAGGCGGTGCTCGTTCGCAAGACCGTCAATATCCTGGTGCTGGCTCTGGGCCTGCTGTACGTGCTCAGGATCGCCGACGTTGACATCAGTCCCCTGCTCGCCACCGGCGCCATCGGCGGCCTGGCGGTAGCCCTCGCCTTGCAGGATACGCTCTCGAACCTCTTCGCCGGGCTTTACCTGACGGTGGACAAGCCCATCTCCGTGGGCGACTTCATCCGGCTGGAGTCGGGCGATGAGGGCTTCGTCGAGGAGATCGGGTGGCGCAACGCCAAGATCAGGCTGTGGGCCAACAACGTGGTCGTGATCCCCAACTCGAAGTTGAGCCAGAGCGTCATCACCAACTACTTCCTGCCGGTGCAGGAGATGTCCGTTTACGTTTCGTGCGGCGTCTCCTATGACAGCGACCTCCAGCACGTCGAGGATGTCACCATCGCCCTCGCCAAGCAGGTCATGCAGGCGGTGGAAGGCTCCGCCACCGACTGGGAGCCGGTGGTGCGCTGGAAGGAATTCGGCGACTCCGCCATCACCTTCGTGGTGGTGCTGCGGGTGCGCGACTTCGGCATCCAGTACAAGCTGCGGTCCGACTTCATCAAGGCCCTCCATCGGCGCTTCCGGGAGGAGGGCATCGAGATCCCATACCCCATCCGCACCCTCATCATGAAGCCCTCCCCATCCGACGCCGGCGCGGAGTAG